Proteins encoded by one window of Bradyrhizobium sp. B097:
- a CDS encoding branched-chain amino acid ABC transporter permease produces the protein MLDFVQQLVSGIALGCVYGLIALGFVLVYKATEVVNFAQGDLMMLGGFFAFTFIGMLGLNYWVGFAGAVICMALFGMLAERLVVRPILGYPQFSIIMATIGLGYFLRSVSGMIWGTDDFKIETPFSQGVLRIGSLVLAYDKLSVIAATIILCALLYLFFNRTTLGTAMRASSENMLAAYYMGIPVKRVVSIVWAISAAVATCAGVLLAPITFIHSNVGLVLGLKAFPAAVLGGFGSIPGAVVGGVLIGVIESMAGFYLPQGWKDVAPYIVLLAVLLLKPEGLFGLHVRKKV, from the coding sequence ATGCTGGACTTTGTTCAGCAGCTCGTCAGCGGCATCGCGCTCGGCTGCGTTTACGGCCTGATCGCGCTCGGCTTCGTGCTGGTCTACAAGGCAACCGAGGTCGTCAATTTCGCGCAAGGCGATTTGATGATGCTGGGCGGCTTTTTCGCCTTCACCTTCATCGGCATGCTCGGGCTGAATTACTGGGTCGGCTTCGCCGGCGCGGTGATCTGCATGGCGCTGTTCGGCATGCTGGCCGAGCGGCTCGTGGTGCGGCCGATCCTCGGCTATCCGCAATTCTCCATCATCATGGCGACGATCGGGCTCGGCTATTTCCTGCGCTCGGTCTCCGGCATGATCTGGGGCACCGACGACTTCAAGATCGAAACACCGTTCAGCCAGGGTGTCCTGAGGATCGGCAGCCTGGTGCTCGCCTATGACAAATTGTCGGTGATCGCGGCGACCATCATCCTGTGCGCGCTGCTCTATCTGTTCTTCAACCGCACCACGCTCGGCACCGCGATGCGCGCCAGCTCCGAGAACATGCTCGCTGCCTATTACATGGGCATCCCGGTCAAGCGCGTGGTCTCGATCGTCTGGGCGATCTCGGCGGCGGTGGCGACCTGCGCCGGCGTGCTGCTGGCGCCGATCACCTTCATCCATTCCAATGTCGGCCTGGTGCTGGGGCTGAAGGCGTTTCCGGCCGCCGTGCTCGGCGGCTTCGGCTCGATCCCCGGCGCCGTGGTCGGCGGCGTCCTGATCGGCGTGATCGAGAGCATGGCCGGCTTCTATCTGCCGCAGGGCTGGAAGGACGTCGCGCCCTACATCGTGCTGCTCGCAGTGCTGCTGCTCAAGCCCGAGGGCCTGTTCGGCCTTCATGTCCGAAAAAAGGTTTGA
- a CDS encoding ABC transporter ATP-binding protein, translating into MTSELSALAVRGLTKRFDRPAVDALDLTVRVGEFYALLGPNGAGKTTTLRMVAGLLRPDAGSVSILGIDALADPVSAKQIMAWVSDEPMIYDKLTPLEYLEFVAGLWGIDPRTSEKSARNLLVSLGLEPHLNARCEGFSKGMRQKVALAGALVHDPRLIILDEPLTGLDALSARHVKGLLQERVRAGCTVIMTTHILEVAERMADRIGVIAAGRLIAEGTLAELREQNGRNDTTLEDMFIALVDTEAAAA; encoded by the coding sequence ATGACTTCGGAACTGTCCGCACTCGCCGTGCGAGGGTTAACCAAGCGTTTTGACCGCCCGGCGGTCGACGCGCTCGATCTCACCGTCCGTGTCGGTGAATTCTATGCGCTGCTCGGGCCGAACGGCGCCGGCAAGACCACGACGCTGCGCATGGTGGCGGGGCTATTGCGGCCCGATGCCGGCTCGGTGTCGATCCTCGGCATCGATGCGCTGGCCGACCCGGTCTCAGCCAAGCAGATCATGGCCTGGGTGTCCGACGAGCCGATGATCTACGACAAGCTGACGCCGCTCGAATATCTCGAATTCGTCGCCGGCCTGTGGGGCATCGATCCCCGCACGTCGGAGAAGTCCGCGCGCAATCTCCTGGTGTCGCTCGGGCTCGAGCCGCATCTCAACGCGCGCTGCGAAGGCTTCTCCAAGGGCATGCGCCAGAAGGTAGCGCTCGCCGGTGCGCTGGTGCACGATCCCCGCCTGATCATTCTCGATGAACCGCTGACCGGCCTCGACGCGCTGTCGGCGCGTCACGTCAAGGGGCTGCTGCAGGAGCGCGTCCGCGCCGGCTGCACCGTGATCATGACCACTCACATTCTCGAGGTCGCCGAGCGCATGGCCGACCGGATCGGCGTGATCGCGGCCGGCAGGCTGATCGCCGAGGGCACGCTGGCCGAGCTGCGCGAGCAGAACGGCCGCAACGACACCACCCTCGAGGACATGTTCATCGCGCTGGTCGATACCGAGGCGGCCGCCGCGTGA
- a CDS encoding permease, with amino-acid sequence MSSTAHLTWFARHEFRLAWREWLAMMTGGRRRRNRAVIGLLLFAAILHLPAYAVVARYVDLRFPLDPSSLIVLTATIFLSWALMLSQAIESVTRVFYARADLDLIMSSPAKLTNIFSIRIAAIALTVSSMALLLSTPFIDVLVYLGGARWLAGFGVVLAIGLSAAAAAIAVTALLFRLIGPGRTRLVAQIVSAVIGAGFVIALQVVAVLSYGTLSRFAFLTSETAARIAPAPDSLLWWPARASLGDFDIMMLLLATALVLLGGVMAVFAPRFADTVARVAANPATVTQGRARAFRTGSRQQALRRKEFLLLRRDPWLLSQSLMQMLYLLPPALMLWRSFSGTSTAIVLITPVIVMAAGQLAGGLAWLTISGEDAPDLVATAPLPPSRVTRAKVEVVLIAIAAVFAPLVAALAFASPGQAAVTAIAIVIATASAAAVQLWFRAQAKRSQFRRRQTSSRIATFAEAFSSIGWAATAALALTIPMAALISGILTLLTLAIAWKISPRRAQDNASPSPAPSPPRRTPPVLPAADCVRHAGSRDMRGGQCILPRWRCRRARASRRRRRHRA; translated from the coding sequence GTGAGCTCGACAGCCCATCTCACCTGGTTCGCCCGCCACGAATTCCGCCTGGCGTGGCGCGAGTGGCTGGCGATGATGACCGGCGGCCGGCGCCGGCGCAATCGCGCCGTGATCGGCCTGCTGCTCTTCGCGGCGATCCTGCATCTGCCGGCCTATGCCGTTGTCGCCCGCTATGTCGACCTGCGGTTTCCGCTCGATCCCTCCTCGCTGATCGTGCTGACCGCGACGATCTTCCTGTCCTGGGCGCTGATGCTCTCGCAGGCGATCGAGTCGGTGACGCGGGTGTTCTACGCCCGCGCCGATCTCGACCTGATCATGTCGTCGCCGGCAAAACTCACCAACATCTTCTCGATCCGGATCGCCGCGATCGCGCTGACGGTGAGCAGCATGGCACTCTTGCTGTCGACGCCGTTCATCGACGTACTGGTGTATCTCGGCGGTGCACGCTGGCTTGCCGGCTTCGGCGTCGTCCTTGCGATCGGGCTGTCGGCGGCGGCCGCGGCGATCGCCGTCACCGCGTTGCTGTTTCGCCTGATCGGACCGGGCCGGACGCGGCTGGTGGCACAGATCGTCTCAGCCGTCATCGGCGCCGGCTTCGTCATCGCGTTGCAGGTCGTCGCCGTGCTGTCCTACGGCACGCTGTCGCGCTTTGCCTTTCTGACCTCGGAGACCGCGGCACGAATTGCCCCGGCCCCCGACAGCCTGCTCTGGTGGCCGGCGCGCGCATCGCTCGGCGATTTCGACATCATGATGCTGCTGCTCGCCACCGCGCTCGTGTTGCTCGGCGGCGTGATGGCGGTGTTCGCGCCGCGGTTTGCCGACACCGTCGCCCGCGTCGCCGCCAATCCGGCGACGGTCACGCAAGGACGCGCCCGCGCGTTCCGGACCGGCTCGCGGCAGCAGGCGCTGCGCCGCAAGGAATTCCTGCTGCTGCGCCGCGATCCGTGGCTGCTGTCGCAGAGCCTGATGCAGATGCTCTATCTGCTGCCGCCGGCGCTGATGTTGTGGCGAAGCTTCTCCGGCACGTCGACCGCGATCGTGCTGATCACGCCCGTCATCGTGATGGCCGCAGGCCAGCTCGCCGGCGGACTGGCGTGGCTGACCATCTCGGGCGAGGACGCGCCCGATCTGGTGGCAACCGCACCGCTGCCGCCGTCGCGCGTGACCCGCGCCAAGGTCGAGGTCGTCCTGATCGCGATCGCCGCGGTTTTCGCGCCGCTGGTGGCCGCGCTGGCGTTCGCCTCGCCGGGGCAGGCCGCGGTGACGGCGATCGCGATCGTCATCGCGACCGCATCCGCCGCCGCGGTCCAGCTCTGGTTCCGCGCGCAGGCCAAGCGCAGCCAGTTTCGCCGGCGCCAGACCTCCTCCCGCATCGCCACCTTCGCGGAAGCCTTCTCCTCGATCGGCTGGGCCGCAACCGCCGCCCTGGCCCTGACGATCCCGATGGCCGCGCTCATCAGCGGCATTCTGACGCTGTTGACGCTCGCCATTGCCTGGAAGATCAGCCCGCGGCGCGCGCAGGACAACGCTAGCCCTTCACCAGCTCCATCACCGCCGCGGCGAACGCCTCCGGTGCTTCCTGCGGCAGATTGTGTCCGGCACGCGGGATCACGCGATATGCGCGGCGGGCAGTGTATTTTGCCGCGCTGGCGCTGCCGTCGCGCGCGGGCGTCACGCCGTCGTCGGCGCCATCGAGCGTGA
- a CDS encoding MBL fold metallo-hydrolase: protein MLRLLAALVLLGTFTSHALAQDAQRSECLAMANAPPRAVPVNYRRIAAKADEVAITYAGHSTYYIDTPGGIRIATDYNGVYQTGRLPDVATMNRAHATHYTLFPDPGIPHVLHGWGENGQAAHYAMRIGDVYIRNVTTDIRRYWGEDSGGEMIKDGNSIFIFEVAGLCIGHLGHLHVKLDDSHFAAIGRLDIVMVPIDGTYTMSLDGISEITKRLRAAVVLPMHRFATPLDEFMRLIGQQFEIDRRGGERTLRISRDTLPSTPTVIILDGV, encoded by the coding sequence ATGCTGAGATTGCTCGCCGCGCTCGTCTTGCTGGGAACGTTCACCAGCCACGCCCTGGCGCAGGATGCCCAGCGCAGCGAATGCCTGGCGATGGCCAATGCGCCGCCGCGCGCCGTCCCGGTGAACTACCGGCGCATCGCGGCCAAAGCCGACGAGGTCGCGATCACCTATGCTGGCCATTCGACCTATTACATCGACACGCCCGGCGGCATCAGGATCGCGACCGACTACAACGGCGTCTATCAGACCGGGCGGCTGCCCGACGTCGCGACCATGAACCGGGCCCACGCGACGCATTACACGCTGTTTCCCGACCCCGGGATTCCGCACGTGCTGCATGGTTGGGGCGAGAACGGCCAGGCCGCGCATTACGCGATGCGGATCGGCGACGTCTATATCCGCAACGTCACCACCGACATCCGCCGCTATTGGGGCGAAGATTCCGGCGGCGAGATGATCAAGGACGGCAACTCGATCTTCATCTTCGAGGTCGCCGGCCTCTGCATCGGCCATCTCGGCCACCTCCACGTCAAGCTCGACGACAGCCATTTCGCGGCGATCGGCCGGCTCGACATCGTGATGGTGCCGATCGACGGCACCTATACGATGTCGCTCGACGGCATCTCCGAGATCACCAAGCGATTGCGCGCCGCCGTCGTGCTGCCGATGCACCGCTTTGCCACCCCGCTCGACGAGTTCATGCGCCTGATCGGCCAGCAATTCGAGATCGACCGCCGCGGCGGCGAGCGCACCTTGCGGATTTCGCGCGACACGCTGCCGTCAACGCCGACGGTGATCATCCTCGACGGCGTATAA
- a CDS encoding aldo/keto reductase — protein sequence MTPSSKLPHRRLGIDGPQVSAVGLGCMSLSGIYGANDDTATPDFIRYAIDRGIDFLDSADLYGWGHNEELLGRALKGLRDRVVIATKFGQVKTATGQGVDGRPAYVQEACEASLKRLNIETIDLYYQHRIDPNVPIEDTVGAMARLVEQGKVRHLGLCEARPETIRRAHKVHRLAAVQTEYSLLYRSEAEETLQTTRALGIAFVAYSPLGRGFLTGQIQSQADIAGDRRGDHPRFAGDNFARNRDLVSGIVTIAREKNCTPAQLVLAWLLAQGRDIVPIPGTKQRSRLDENIDALDVVLSPDELARISAAIPAGAAAGERYPAGAMKAVYL from the coding sequence ATGACACCTTCAAGCAAGCTCCCGCACCGCAGGCTCGGCATTGACGGCCCGCAGGTTTCCGCCGTCGGGCTCGGCTGCATGTCACTGTCCGGCATCTACGGCGCCAATGACGATACGGCGACGCCCGACTTCATCCGCTACGCCATCGACCGGGGCATCGACTTCCTCGACAGCGCCGATCTCTATGGCTGGGGCCACAACGAGGAATTGCTGGGCCGCGCGCTGAAGGGCCTGCGCGACAGGGTCGTGATCGCGACCAAATTCGGTCAGGTGAAGACCGCGACCGGACAGGGCGTGGACGGACGGCCCGCCTACGTCCAAGAAGCCTGCGAGGCGAGCCTGAAGCGGCTCAACATCGAAACCATCGATCTCTACTACCAGCACCGCATCGATCCGAACGTTCCGATCGAGGATACGGTCGGCGCGATGGCGCGCCTCGTCGAGCAAGGCAAGGTTCGCCATCTCGGCCTGTGCGAGGCGCGCCCCGAAACCATTCGCCGCGCGCACAAGGTGCACAGACTGGCCGCGGTGCAAACCGAATATTCCCTGCTCTACCGCAGCGAGGCCGAGGAGACCCTGCAGACGACGCGGGCGCTCGGCATCGCCTTCGTCGCCTATTCGCCGCTCGGCCGCGGCTTCCTGACCGGCCAGATCCAGTCGCAGGCCGACATCGCGGGCGATCGCCGCGGCGACCATCCGCGCTTCGCCGGCGATAATTTTGCCCGCAACCGCGATCTCGTCAGCGGCATCGTGACGATCGCACGCGAGAAGAATTGCACACCGGCTCAGCTCGTGCTCGCCTGGCTGCTGGCGCAGGGACGGGACATCGTACCGATTCCCGGCACCAAGCAGCGCAGCCGGCTGGACGAGAACATCGACGCCCTCGACGTGGTGCTCTCGCCGGACGAGCTGGCACGGATTTCAGCGGCCATCCCGGCCGGCGCCGCGGCAGGTGAGCGCTATCCGGCCGGCGCGATGAAAGCGGTCTATCTGTGA
- a CDS encoding MerR family transcriptional regulator, producing the protein MDARTSDLQATPNALYIGDIARRSGRSVHTIRWYEAQGLMPGVVRDRGRRRVYNDYHIGWLDLMERLRLTGMSIKQLRDYTTLVKQGSATLRKRRALLAEHQLRVRAMIAKWTEALALVDAKIEFYDEWVAAGTRPKVSPQQRARAKRSATRA; encoded by the coding sequence ATGGACGCCCGGACATCCGATTTGCAGGCGACGCCGAACGCACTCTACATCGGCGACATCGCGCGGCGCTCCGGCCGAAGCGTGCATACCATCCGCTGGTATGAAGCGCAGGGCCTGATGCCCGGCGTCGTCAGGGACCGCGGCCGGCGCCGCGTCTACAACGACTATCACATCGGCTGGCTCGATCTGATGGAGCGGCTGCGCTTGACCGGGATGTCGATCAAGCAGCTTCGCGACTATACCACGCTCGTGAAGCAGGGCAGCGCGACCTTGCGCAAGCGCCGCGCGCTGCTCGCCGAGCACCAGCTCCGCGTCCGGGCCATGATCGCCAAATGGACCGAAGCGCTCGCGCTGGTCGACGCCAAGATCGAGTTCTACGACGAGTGGGTCGCGGCAGGCACGCGGCCCAAGGTCTCGCCACAGCAGCGCGCCCGCGCCAAGCGGTCCGCCACCAGGGCCTGA
- a CDS encoding MFS transporter, which yields MDDMLRRKPFAMRASQRLTLLTLCLAVTIAHIDTFIVNLGARAIGDHFGAGVDELQWIVDSYNLVYAVSLLTGGMLADRYGRRRILICGALIFTFASLLCAAAPSALVLIGGRALTGAGGALMIPASLAIIRVVWDRPEERARALGIWAACNGVAMALGPSLGGLLIPWLGWRSIFLVIVPFGLLVVLMAGSTIPESVNPQRRAVDIPAQFCGALALGSLTYAAIGAQSAPGAMTAALVIASLSVALLIAVERRRGAGALLSPEIFGARRFRAAMIATTGMTFGGYGMVFVLPLAWQSSGRLDAAASAAALLPMSLVFVMVSPFSGMLSEKLGLRAASSGGVTLMGVGLLMIGLGGLRPDIALAEFGLAITGLGLGLAAGPLSAMAVGDVAAARAGTAAALINVARISGATIGVAVLGACYAATGGGSHGLLLAMIAGSLVQFAGAGVAWMVTGREAPRLRI from the coding sequence ATGGACGATATGCTTCGGCGTAAACCCTTTGCCATGCGCGCATCGCAGCGGCTGACGCTGCTGACGCTGTGTCTGGCGGTTACGATCGCGCATATCGATACGTTCATCGTCAATCTCGGCGCGCGCGCGATCGGCGATCATTTCGGTGCGGGTGTCGATGAGTTGCAATGGATCGTCGACAGCTACAATCTGGTCTACGCGGTCTCGCTGCTGACCGGCGGGATGCTCGCGGACAGATATGGCAGGCGTCGCATCCTGATCTGCGGCGCTCTGATCTTCACTTTCGCGTCGCTGCTATGCGCGGCCGCGCCATCCGCGCTGGTGCTGATCGGCGGACGTGCCCTCACGGGCGCCGGCGGCGCGCTGATGATTCCGGCCTCGCTTGCGATCATCCGGGTGGTCTGGGACCGGCCGGAGGAGCGCGCCCGCGCGCTTGGTATCTGGGCCGCCTGCAACGGCGTCGCCATGGCGCTGGGACCGAGCCTTGGCGGGCTGCTGATCCCGTGGCTCGGCTGGCGCAGCATCTTCCTGGTAATCGTGCCGTTCGGCCTGCTCGTCGTGCTGATGGCTGGGTCGACGATCCCGGAATCGGTGAACCCGCAGCGGCGCGCGGTCGACATTCCGGCCCAGTTCTGCGGTGCATTGGCGCTTGGAAGCCTGACCTATGCCGCCATCGGCGCACAATCGGCGCCGGGCGCGATGACCGCCGCCCTGGTCATCGCTTCGCTTTCAGTAGCCCTGCTGATCGCCGTCGAAAGAAGGCGAGGGGCCGGGGCGCTGCTGTCGCCGGAGATTTTCGGCGCACGCCGGTTCCGCGCTGCCATGATCGCCACCACGGGCATGACATTCGGCGGGTACGGCATGGTCTTCGTGCTGCCGCTGGCGTGGCAGTCGAGCGGACGGCTCGATGCCGCGGCAAGCGCCGCCGCGCTGCTGCCGATGTCGCTGGTGTTCGTGATGGTCTCACCGTTCTCCGGCATGCTGTCGGAAAAGCTCGGGCTGCGCGCGGCCAGCTCGGGCGGCGTGACGCTGATGGGTGTCGGCCTCCTGATGATTGGCCTCGGTGGCCTGCGACCGGACATCGCCCTGGCCGAGTTCGGACTGGCGATCACCGGGCTCGGGCTCGGCCTCGCCGCGGGGCCGCTCTCGGCGATGGCCGTCGGCGACGTCGCCGCTGCGCGGGCCGGTACGGCTGCGGCGCTGATCAACGTGGCCCGGATCAGCGGTGCGACGATCGGCGTTGCGGTGCTCGGCGCGTGCTACGCGGCAACCGGCGGCGGCAGCCACGGCCTGCTGCTCGCGATGATCGCCGGAAGCCTCGTCCAGTTCGCCGGCGCCGGCGTGGCGTGGATGGTGACAGGGCGCGAGGCGCCACGGCTGCGCATTTGA
- a CDS encoding amidohydrolase family protein yields MASTLPASASGLYANPREDWLAQYTEEIIDPNRPIVDPHHHLWDRGGLRYLIEEMRDDIASGHNIVATVYVDCRSMYRADGPEAFRPVGEVEFANGVAAMAASGGYGKAAICAGIVSHVNLLIGDQAKEVLEAEIAAGNGRFRGIRHSSAWDEDPNVAHMYANRPKGILLDATFRRGFACLAPLGLSFDAWLFHPQIGELTDLARAFPDTRIVLDHCGGPVGTGRFAGKREETFPVWKASIEEIAKCPNVVVKLGGLAMCLLGYDFHLRPRPPSSEELAAAWRPYVETCIEAFGPSRCMFESNFPPDKGQCSYQVIFNTFKRLASQYSEAEKTALFLQTAKDVYRLDIG; encoded by the coding sequence ATGGCCAGCACTCTGCCCGCCTCTGCAAGCGGGCTCTATGCCAATCCGCGCGAAGACTGGCTCGCCCAATATACCGAGGAGATCATCGATCCCAACAGGCCGATCGTCGATCCGCACCATCATCTCTGGGATCGCGGCGGCTTGCGCTACCTGATCGAGGAGATGCGCGACGACATCGCCTCGGGCCACAACATCGTGGCGACCGTCTATGTCGATTGCCGGTCGATGTATCGCGCCGACGGGCCGGAGGCGTTCCGCCCGGTCGGCGAGGTCGAGTTCGCCAACGGCGTCGCGGCGATGGCGGCGAGCGGCGGCTATGGCAAGGCGGCGATCTGCGCCGGCATCGTCAGCCACGTTAACCTTCTGATCGGCGACCAAGCCAAGGAGGTGCTGGAGGCGGAAATCGCCGCCGGCAACGGCCGGTTCCGCGGCATCCGCCACTCCTCGGCCTGGGACGAGGACCCCAATGTCGCCCACATGTACGCCAACCGCCCGAAGGGGATCTTGCTGGATGCCACCTTTCGGAGGGGGTTCGCCTGCCTGGCGCCGCTCGGCCTCAGCTTCGATGCCTGGCTGTTCCACCCGCAGATCGGCGAGCTCACCGACCTCGCCCGCGCCTTTCCCGACACAAGGATCGTGCTCGACCATTGCGGCGGACCGGTCGGCACCGGCCGCTTCGCCGGCAAGCGCGAGGAGACCTTTCCGGTCTGGAAGGCGTCGATCGAGGAGATCGCCAAATGCCCGAACGTCGTGGTCAAGCTCGGCGGGCTGGCGATGTGCCTGCTCGGCTACGACTTCCACCTGCGCCCCAGGCCGCCCTCGTCGGAGGAACTCGCCGCCGCCTGGCGGCCCTATGTGGAGACCTGCATCGAGGCGTTCGGCCCGAGCCGTTGCATGTTCGAGAGCAACTTCCCACCTGATAAGGGACAGTGCAGCTATCAGGTGATCTTCAACACCTTTAAACGGCTTGCATCACAATATAGCGAAGCCGAGAAGACGGCGTTGTTCTTGCAGACGGCAAAGGATGTCTATCGGCTCGATATCGGGTAA